Part of the Usitatibacter palustris genome, GTCGAGCACCTGATGAATCGCGAGTGCGAGAACCTCTCGGGCGGCGAGATGCAGATGGTGGCCATCTCGCGCGTGCTCCTTGGCGCCCCGGGCCTCGTGCTCCTCGACGAACCGAGCCAGGGCCTGGCACCGAAGGTCGTGCAGGACGTGATGCGCGTGATCCGCCGATTGAGGGACGAAGGTGTCGGCGTGCTGGTCGTCGAGCAGAACGTGCAGACCGCGCTCGAAGTCGCTGACCGCGCCTACGTGCTCGACCGCGGCGTGCTCGTTCACGCCGGCCCCGCAGCCGAGCTGCGTGACGATGCCGGCCTTCGCCGGCGCCTTCTCGGAGCCTGACGATGCTGCGCGTCGACAATCTCTCCAAGGTCTACACCCGCGGCCGGTGGGACAAGACACCGACCTTCACGCTGGAGGCCGACTTCGCCATCGACAAGCCTTGCATCGTCGGCGTGATGGGTCCGAACGGCTCGGGCAAGACCACGCTCTTCGAGTTGATCACCGGCAACAACCAGCCGACCTCGGGCCGCGTGACCGTCGCGGGCCAGGACATCCACCAGGTCCGCTACAGCGAGCGTGCGCAGCTCGCGATGCATTACCACCAGAGCTACCAGGTGCGCTCGTTCCGCCGCACGCGCCCCGAATTCACGATGGAGCGCGCGAGCTCGCAGCGGCCGATGATCCATCTCTTCGACGAGCCGCAATTCAATCCGCAGGACGGCTACATCGGCTTCATGCTCGATTTCTTCCGGCGGCTCAAGGGCGAGGGGCGCATCGTGTTCGTGTGCCTGCATCCGAACGAGCCCTACCACCTCGAGCTGCTCAACGAAGTGTGCGAGCGATTCGTCTTCGTGAACAAGGGACGGCTCGCGCAGGGCGAATCGCTCTCCGCGCTGGCCGCCCACGACGCCTTCAGGACCTACCTGGGCAAGCTCGCCGTCTGACGCCCGCAGATATTCCCGGTGCTGGGCGTGAGTATTACCGCTCCAGGTACTGTTCGCGTGCGATGTCCGGGTGCTAGTCTGGGTGCACTTCGAGACTCAAAAATGAGCCTATACATGCGCACACTTACTAGCCTGGTCCTGGCGCTTTGCCTCGCGTACATGAGCGAGTCTGCAGCGCAAATTTCCCACGTTACGGTCAGCAAGGTCATCGAGCACATACAGACCTCGGCGACCAACGTCATCGTCGATCCGACACCGCCAGGGCCCAACTACGGCGGGCCTTATGGTTTCCACGCCCAGGTCATCGGCCAGAACATCGCCGGAATTACCGTTCCCACGTTCAACGGGCCCGTCAACTTCGGCGCGGTGGGCTCCTGGTACAACATGGGGAAGCTCGTCTACGTGGCCGACGAAGGGATCTGGCGCGCCGGCACCAACGGAAACGACTGGGGATCGCCCAACCAGGCCGACCTCAACTCGAAGTTTCCCAATGGCACCTACACGATGACCGTCAACGGGACGACGGTTCCGTTGCCGTTGACGGGAGACGCGTATCCCAATGCCCCGGTGCTCACGCTCTCGAGTCCCGGAGGCGCCTGGTCCAACGGCAAGTACGTGTTCGATCCCAGCCAGCCGCTCACCATCACGACCAGCGGATTCAACGCGTACTCATCGAACATCAATGGCGTCATGGTGATGGGCGGCGACCACATCAACCTGATCGTCCAGGGCCGCGATGCAACGCCCTCGCCGAACTTCCTCACGAAGACCGTGCCGGCCGGTACCTACACCGCGGGCCAGGAATACGAAGTCGGTGCCGGATTCCAGGCCATCGTCGGCCTGAACACGAACGCGCTGCCGGGCATCTACAGCTCGGCGCGCTATGAGGTCTACACGAACGTCGCGATCAAGGCGGAGTCTTCGGCAGCCCCGGTCTTCCCGATGGCGGTCACGAGCACGATCAACGCGACCACGGCCAACGCGACGGCGACGTTCCAGCCGCGTCCCCAGGACGCCGGCACCACGCGGAGCATCTATGTCTTCGCACTCGCCCCGGCGCCGCGCGTGCTCGGTGTCACCGCGACCACACTGAAAATCGGCGAGACGAAACGCACGGACGGATTGAAGACCGATGCGGTGCCCTGCGTGCTCGCGCAGCTCAACCAGGCAGGACAGCTCGTCGCCGCTACGGCTTCGTCGCTGGCCGCCTTGAGCACCGGCGTGATCACCGCGGCGGGGCAGACGGTGCAGGTGCTCAACAACGTGAGCACGCCCAACGTCGCCGGCGCCACGGTTTACCTCGGCTACGGCCAGACCTCGACGGGCATGATCAACGACGGCATCAACCGCAGCGTGGTCACGGTGCCCGGCACGGTCGAGTGCCGCCCCGAGGGTCCGCAAACCGGCTGGTGGTGGAACACCGTCGAAGGTGGACGCGGCTATTCGATCGAAAAGCAGGGCCGCAACATCTTCATGGCCGCGTACTTCTACGACGCCACGGGTCGCGCGACGTGGCAGGTGGCTTCGGGGCCGACGTCGTTCGACGGCGCGTACTTCACCGCGCCGCTCTATTCGTGCACGGGTGGGGTCACGCTCGCGGGCGCGTATCGCCCCAACAGCTGCGCCACCGCCGGCAACGTGACGCTCTCCTTCAACAACGCGAGCCGCGGCGCGATGATCTGGCCCGGTGGCACGGTCGGCATCGAGCGCTTCAACATCGTCGACAACGGGCTGAACGTCGCCCCGCTCGCGAACCAGCCCGAGAACGGCTGGTGGTGGAGCACGGCGGAGAACGGCCGCGGGTACTTCATCGAATGGCAGGGCGGCACCGCGGACATCGCGGGCTACATGTACGACGACGTGGGCAATCCGATCTGGTACATCACCGTGATCGCTACGCCCAACCCGCTCGCCATGAATGGTGCCTGGTGGCAATTCGCCAATGGCATGACCCAGGCGGGTCCCTATCGCGCGGCGACGCGCACCAACGACAACGTGGGTGCGGCGACGATCTCGTTCCAGAGTGCCACCACTGCCACGATGACGCTGCCGGGCGGGCGGCAGATCGCGCTCACGCGCTTCCGTTTCTAGGGTCGCCGTCGAATATTCGGCATTTCGGGCGTGAATGCGTGAGGTCAGGCGTGGGAACCACGCCTGTTGAGGCCAGTCACGCCGACCTGCGACAATGGGTCCTCCCATGCGCACTCCCATCCTCTTCCTAGCGCTCGCACTGAGCGCCATGCCCGCCTTTGGCGCGACGCCCGCCGTGCGCGCCGGCGCCTTCCACAGCCTGGCGCTCGATGCCGGGGGAACCGTGCGCGCATGGGGTGACGATTCATCCGGGCAGCTCGGCCAGGGCCGCACGCTGCTCACCGCCTCCGCCGTGACGGTCAGTGGAATCACCGGTGTCGCGAAGATTTCCGCGGGCGCGAACCACGTCCTCGCGTTGATGAACGACGGCACCGTGCGTTCCTGGGGCCGCAACAGCCAGGGACAGCTCGGCGACGGCACGAACACCAATCGCTCGACGCCCGCGCCGGTTTCGGGTCTCACGGGCGTGATCGCGATCGCCGCGGCCACGAATCATTCCATCGCGCTGAAATCCGATGGCACCGTATGGGCCTGGGGCGTGAACTGGCAGGGCCAACTGGGCAGCGACGCGATCCAGGCCGACGTGCCCGTGCGCGTGAACGGCATCAGTGACGTGGCGAAGATTTCATCGACAGGCGATCACGTGCTGGTCCTCAAGAACGACGGGACCGTGTGGACGTGGGGGCGCAACGATCTCGGGCAACTGGGCACCGGGACCCCGAGCGACGCTCGCGCGACACCCGCGGCCGTGCCCGGACTCACCGGCATCGTCGACATCAGCGCCGGCACGCAGCACAGCATGGCCGTCACGGCCGCGGGCGCGGTGCTCACGTGGGGCTACAACTACGGCGGCCAGCTCGGCCACAACGAGTCTTCGCAATTCCGCGCGGTGCCGACCGTCGTTCCCGGCATCACCGACGCGGCCGCGGCATCCGGTGGCATCTATCACTCGTTGGTTCGCGCGCGCGACGGCACCGTGTGGGCATGGGGCATGGGTTACTCGGGCGAGCTCGGCGATGGCCGCTTCACGCCTTCGATCACGCCGGTCAAGGTCAGTGGCCTCGCGAACGTCACCGACATTTCCGCCGCCGCGTTCTTCTCGCTTGCGCGCACGAGCGACGGCGCGCTGTGGGCGTGGGGCAGCAATGCCAGCGGCCAGATCGGCGACGGCACGTCCGAGAATCGCGGCACGCCGGTGCGAGTGATCAGCATTCCCGCGATCGTCGCGATGTCGGCGGGCGGGGGCCACGGCTTCGCGGTCCCTGCGGACGGCACGGTGCGCGCGTGGGGCGCCAACGATTTCGGCGAGCTGGGCGACGGCGCCAAGCCGCTGCGCACGACGCCCGCGCTCGTTCCCGGCGCAACCGGCATCGAAAAGATCGCGGCGGGCGGATTGCACACGCTGGCCGTGAAGGCGGATGGCACCGTCATCGCCTGGGGCAGCAATTCGCAGGCGCAGCTCGGCGACGGCACGCAGAACTCGCGTTCCACGGCGGGCGCGGTGCGCGTGCTCACGGGTGTGCGCGACGTTGCCGCCGGCTTCTTCAACTCGTTCGCGCTCAAGACCGACGGCACCGTTTGGTCCTGGGGCTATGCGTGGCAAGGCCTGCTGGGCCACGGCGACGAGGAGCAGCAGAACGAACCCAAACGAATCGCCGCACTCTCGGGCATCAGCGCGCTCGCCGCGGGCGACTCGCACACGCTCGTGCTCGAGTCCAACGGCGGCGTGCAGTCGTGGGGCGCCAACGATTCGGGACAACTGGGCAGCGGCAACACCGCGAATCGCTCGTCGCCCGGATTCGTGAACGGACTGACCAGCGTGACCCGGATCGCCGCGGGCGGCGCGCACTCGCTCGCGTTGCGCACCGACGGCACCGTGTGGGCGTGGGGCAGCAACTACTCGGGCCAGCTCGGAGATGGCACCAACACCGACCGGCTGGTGCCGGTGCAAGTCCCGGGACTGACGGGCGTCGTTTCCATCGCGGCGGGCAGCTCTTCGTCGTTCGCGATTCGCCAGGACGGCACCGTGTGGGCGTGGGGCGCGAACTACACCGGGCAGCTCGGCGACGGCGAAGGCTTCGAGCAAGTGCGTCCGGTGCAAGTCACCGGCGTGCGTGGCGTGGCCGAAGTCACCGGCGGCAGTGTCCACGGCCTGGCGCGCACGACCGACGGCGC contains:
- a CDS encoding ATP-binding cassette domain-containing protein, which gives rise to MLRVDNLSKVYTRGRWDKTPTFTLEADFAIDKPCIVGVMGPNGSGKTTLFELITGNNQPTSGRVTVAGQDIHQVRYSERAQLAMHYHQSYQVRSFRRTRPEFTMERASSQRPMIHLFDEPQFNPQDGYIGFMLDFFRRLKGEGRIVFVCLHPNEPYHLELLNEVCERFVFVNKGRLAQGESLSALAAHDAFRTYLGKLAV